One Deltaproteobacteria bacterium genomic region harbors:
- a CDS encoding four helix bundle protein: MGKFQDLKVWQRGKNLAVFVYRITSKHPFTKDYGLRDQIRRATVSIPSNIAEGNDLRTDKQAIRHFYIARASAAEVFTQAIIALEIGYLGQEAFDYIEEECRRISAMLTRLIQSRTRSNKKDIP, encoded by the coding sequence ATGGGAAAATTCCAGGATCTTAAAGTCTGGCAGAGAGGGAAGAATCTGGCCGTATTTGTTTACCGGATTACCAGCAAGCATCCTTTCACAAAGGACTATGGGCTCAGGGACCAGATTCGCAGGGCCACTGTTTCTATACCGAGCAACATTGCCGAGGGCAACGACTTGAGGACTGACAAACAGGCCATCAGGCATTTTTACATTGCTAGGGCTTCCGCTGCAGAAGTTTTTACACAGGCTATTATTGCTCTTGAGATTGGGTACTTGGGGCAAGAGGCCTTCGATTATATCGAGGAAGAATGTCGCAGGATCTCTGCCATGCTGACGCGACTCATTCAATCACGCACAAGGTCGAATAAAAAGGACATTCCATAA
- the gspN gene encoding type II secretion system protein GspN: protein MTRRPLVYLLYIVVLAAVLVLWKFPYARLEPGIEQLLSRHLGVAVDLHDISLGFPLVLKAGRCTVWQEGSRPQLLWETTGVSLRPHLLPLFRGRLEVGFRGRAYEGTLEGRLNVGPVYAPDNYRLSLAWTDIMLEPNQALTSLFGRQLSGKLTGQLHLEGAPGDWLNSRGSTEVALQEGTCSVVFPYLVTDTLRGLEIRAEATVHDRKLQISRCVFRADGLRGSLQGTVKLRQDLRRSRMDLRGQAQVDAALINLATTTGNAARALFQRGKSIPFHLRGTLKRPRVQIF from the coding sequence ATGACACGGAGACCGCTAGTTTATCTGCTCTATATCGTGGTTCTCGCCGCGGTGCTGGTGCTGTGGAAATTTCCTTACGCCAGGTTGGAGCCTGGAATTGAACAGCTGCTGAGCAGACACCTGGGGGTGGCCGTTGACCTGCATGACATATCCCTCGGTTTTCCCCTGGTCCTCAAAGCAGGCAGGTGCACGGTCTGGCAGGAGGGCTCCCGGCCGCAGCTCCTGTGGGAAACAACAGGAGTGTCGCTGCGGCCACACCTGCTGCCTCTATTCAGGGGAAGGCTCGAGGTGGGATTCCGTGGCAGGGCCTATGAGGGCACCCTGGAGGGCAGACTGAATGTGGGGCCCGTCTATGCCCCTGACAATTATCGCCTCTCTCTGGCGTGGACAGACATCATGCTGGAGCCGAACCAGGCATTGACCTCACTGTTTGGCCGGCAACTCAGTGGTAAGCTGACCGGGCAGCTGCACCTCGAGGGTGCACCCGGAGACTGGCTGAACTCCAGGGGAAGCACCGAAGTTGCTTTGCAGGAAGGAACCTGCAGCGTGGTTTTTCCTTACCTGGTGACGGACACTCTGCGCGGCCTGGAGATCAGGGCCGAGGCCACGGTCCATGACAGGAAGCTGCAGATCAGCAGGTGTGTATTCCGAGCCGATGGCCTCAGGGGATCACTGCAGGGCACCGTAAAACTGCGGCAGGATCTTCGCCGGAGCAGAATGGATCTGCGCGGCCAGGCCCAGGTCGATGCCGCCCTGATAAATCTTGCCACAACCACGGGCAATGCGGCCCGAGCCCTTTTCCAGAGAGGCAAATCCATCCCCTTCCATCTCCGTGGTACGCTGAAAAGGCCGAGGGTGCAGATATTTTAG
- a CDS encoding Stp1/IreP family PP2C-type Ser/Thr phosphatase — MGRKRKNNEDSFYLNDKLGLYIVADGMGGHRAGEVASETVVSSIKDYMEAFHSSPEAHEVKTVEMSPAAAAVNHSIELANRVVFQLSQDQGAYKGMGSTAAVVYLDGGTLVTANVGDSRIYLVRKNSIEQLTHDHTLLAEQLRKNPKWDPSMSSIPMKHILVRAVGIQETVEPEVYEVQPLPGDLILMCSDGLTDMLSDEEMLEILQNGGELDELCEKLIAEANDRGGVDNITAVVILLQEEEKGFLKKLLRSR, encoded by the coding sequence GTGGGAAGAAAGAGAAAGAACAACGAGGACTCTTTCTACCTGAATGACAAGCTGGGTCTTTACATTGTGGCCGACGGCATGGGTGGACACCGCGCCGGGGAGGTCGCCAGCGAGACCGTGGTCAGCAGCATCAAAGATTACATGGAGGCTTTTCACAGCTCACCGGAGGCGCACGAGGTAAAGACTGTGGAAATGTCCCCGGCTGCAGCCGCAGTCAATCACAGCATCGAACTGGCAAACCGCGTGGTGTTTCAGCTGTCGCAGGACCAGGGGGCCTACAAGGGCATGGGCTCGACCGCTGCGGTGGTCTACCTGGACGGAGGCACCCTGGTGACGGCCAATGTGGGCGACAGCCGCATTTACCTCGTCCGCAAGAACAGCATTGAACAGCTCACTCATGACCACACCCTGCTTGCCGAACAATTGCGCAAAAATCCAAAATGGGATCCGAGTATGTCCTCCATTCCCATGAAACACATTCTGGTTCGCGCTGTTGGCATCCAGGAGACAGTGGAGCCCGAGGTTTACGAAGTGCAGCCCCTGCCTGGCGATCTCATTCTCATGTGCAGCGACGGCCTCACAGACATGCTGTCCGATGAAGAGATGCTGGAGATTCTGCAGAACGGCGGGGAGCTCGACGAGTTGTGTGAGAAATTGATAGCGGAGGCCAACGACCGCGGCGGCGTGGACAACATCACAGCTGTGGTGATTTTGCTGCAGGAAGAAGAAAAGGGATTTCTCAAGAAATT
- the era gene encoding GTPase Era: protein MPETSFKSGFIAIIGAPNVGKSTLLNLLVGEKIAIISPKPQTTRTRILGVRTTDHYQMVFLDTPGIHQARGQLNLAMVRTAVATLETVDLILFLVEAHKPRDRENNTVLEVLQRVKTPVFLAVNKIDLTGEASLPEIVENWSSRYPFAQKACISALYQSGIQELLDKIAAMLPPGPPYYDEDTLTDIPERAICAEIIREKIIHLTSEEIPYATAVTISSFKEDPERNLIRIHAEVHVERPSQKGIIIGKKGSMLRQIGQQARLDMEHLLGARVYLELWVKVRKKWRKDPRALREFGYM from the coding sequence ATGCCGGAAACATCCTTCAAATCAGGGTTCATAGCCATTATCGGCGCTCCCAATGTGGGGAAGTCTACTCTGCTGAACCTCCTTGTGGGCGAAAAAATCGCCATTATTTCCCCAAAGCCGCAAACTACCCGCACCAGGATCCTTGGTGTGAGAACTACGGACCACTACCAGATGGTCTTCCTTGACACTCCGGGCATTCATCAAGCCAGGGGGCAACTGAACCTGGCCATGGTGCGCACTGCAGTGGCAACTCTCGAGACTGTAGACCTGATCCTCTTTCTGGTAGAGGCACACAAGCCGCGCGACAGGGAAAACAACACCGTGCTCGAGGTGCTGCAGCGGGTAAAGACCCCCGTGTTTCTCGCCGTCAACAAGATTGACTTGACAGGAGAGGCTTCCCTGCCAGAGATAGTTGAAAACTGGAGCAGCCGCTATCCATTTGCTCAGAAAGCGTGCATCTCGGCTCTCTATCAGAGCGGCATCCAGGAGCTGCTCGACAAAATCGCTGCCATGCTGCCTCCTGGTCCGCCTTACTATGATGAAGACACCCTCACGGACATTCCAGAACGGGCCATCTGTGCTGAAATTATCAGGGAAAAAATCATCCACCTCACCTCCGAAGAAATTCCCTATGCCACTGCGGTCACTATCAGCTCCTTTAAGGAAGACCCGGAAAGGAACCTCATCCGCATCCATGCCGAAGTGCATGTGGAACGGCCCTCACAGAAAGGAATCATCATAGGCAAGAAGGGCTCCATGCTGCGGCAGATCGGCCAGCAGGCCAGACTGGACATGGAGCACTTGCTCGGGGCCAGGGTATACCTGGAATTATGGGTAAAGGTGCGCAAGAAATGGCGCAAAGACCCACGCGCCCTGCGGGAGTTTGGATATATGTAA